GCAGTGGCCGCGAGGGCCGTGGCGGCTGGCTCTGCGCGATCCCTGCCGGGCGCAGGCAGGGTTTGGCAACGCTGTGTTTCGCTGCGCGTGCGAGCCCCAAAAAAGAACGGGACGGCCAAGGCCGTCCCGTTCGGGTGCTGCAGGAAGCGCGCAGATTACAGCGCAGCGTCCTTGAGCTTCTTGAGCGGACGCACCTTCAGCTTGGTGGTGGCCGGCTTGGCGGCGAACCACTGCTCTTCCTTGGTGAACGGGTTGATGCCCTTGCGCTTCGGCTTGGCCGCGACGCTGACGGTGGTGATCTTCAGCAGGCCCGGCAGGGTGAAGCTGCCTGCGCCCTTCTTGTGCACCGAGGAAGCCACTGCGGTTTCCAGCGAGGCCAGCACAGCGCGGACGTCCTTGGCGACAACGCCAGAGGCTTCGACGATGTGTGCAACCAGGCCGGACTTGGTCAGCACTTCCTTGATCGGCTTCGGAGCGGCCGGCTTTGCGGCAGCCTTCGTAGCGACTTTCTTCACTGCCTTCTTCGGGGCAGCCTTCTTAGCGGTCTTTGCCATGGTTTCCTGTTCCGTGATCGGTTGGTTGTGTGGTCGCGCCGAACCCATCGGCAAGCGAAATGTAGGGCAACAATGCGGCGCCGCCAATAGGCAAACGCATAAATATTCGGCTTTTCTGCGTTTGCGGTTACTGCAGTGCATCAGGACATGCCCAAAAAAACGGTCCGTGCGGCGGGGTAGGAGCGGTTCGTGGGGCCAGGCGGGTGGCCATCGATTGTGCGGAAATGCCTTGAAAACAGCATTTTGCAACGAGGCCAGGGTCACGCATGCCTGGCAAGGGGTCGGGCGGCTGCGGCCGGAAGCCGCAGGCCGGCACGGCCAGACACGGTGCTAACGCCTGCCGGTCTACGCTGGTGCTGCCATTCACCCACTAAGGATCCAACGATGGGCATTTCGCGTCACGCCACTGCGCACTGGGAAGGTGACCTCAAGACAGGCAAGGGACAATTGAGCACGCCGCAGAGCGGCCTGCTGGACAAGACCCGCTATGCCTTCAGCAGCCGCTTCGGCGATGAGAAGGGCACCAACCCGGAAGAACTGATCGCCGCCGCGCACGCCGGCTGCTTCACCATGGCGCTGTCGGCCAAGCTCACCGAGGCCGGTTTCGTGCCCACCTCGCTGGACACTGAAGCCAAGGTCGATCTGTCGATGGAAGGTGGCCCGCAGCTGTCGCAGATCACGCTCACGGTCAAAGCGGTGGTCCCCAACATCGACGCGGCCCAGTTCCGTGCCATTGCCGATGATGCCAAGCAGAACTGCCCGGTATCCAAGGCGCTGAGCGCGGTGCCGATCAGCATGGAAGCCGAGCTGGCTGGCTGAAATGTTCAGGGTGCCGACGCAAAGTCGGCACCCTGGGTGTCCCTACCAGGTGATCGTGCCCTGGATGACCGTCTGCACCTGGCCGCCGGACCAAACCTCGCCCTCGGCATCCACATGCAGGGTCAACCGCGCATCGTGGCCCACCTCGCGACCTTGGCTGACGACATAACTGCCCTCCACGCCGGGCAGGGCGTTGCGGCTGTCCAGCCACGCGGCCAACACCGCATTGGCCGCGCCTGAAGCGGCATCCTCGAACCGCCGGCCGTTGCCCACGAACGCGCGCACGGCCAGCTGGTAATCGTCTGCGGAG
This is a stretch of genomic DNA from Stenotrophomonas rhizophila. It encodes these proteins:
- a CDS encoding HU family DNA-binding protein encodes the protein MAKTAKKAAPKKAVKKVATKAAAKPAAPKPIKEVLTKSGLVAHIVEASGVVAKDVRAVLASLETAVASSVHKKGAGSFTLPGLLKITTVSVAAKPKRKGINPFTKEEQWFAAKPATTKLKVRPLKKLKDAAL
- a CDS encoding OsmC family protein, which gives rise to MGISRHATAHWEGDLKTGKGQLSTPQSGLLDKTRYAFSSRFGDEKGTNPEELIAAAHAGCFTMALSAKLTEAGFVPTSLDTEAKVDLSMEGGPQLSQITLTVKAVVPNIDAAQFRAIADDAKQNCPVSKALSAVPISMEAELAG